A region from the Bactrocera dorsalis isolate Fly_Bdor chromosome 1, ASM2337382v1, whole genome shotgun sequence genome encodes:
- the LOC105228501 gene encoding alpha-(1,3)-fucosyltransferase B, giving the protein MKCSKLKYQSWNCKCRSCGKRFVLFCCALIAGALLLLYLWYQLAKSDKIDISEPRLLLWWTHDNEKVYYRNIYCGYFVCTITNDRQRLAEAKVIFFYGSYINALDMPLPRHAYQLWALLQDETPQNAPYLFYQEFLRHFNYTSTFSRYSDYPLTLRSLHNPKELILRTYFRALRFRSSIPVLFMQDNCATLSGRENYVRELMTHVPVHSCGECLRNADSPIFRRENDVLRFISGFKFVIAFEDAICDDYITAAYWQALIVGAIPIYFGSPTIRDWEPHDHSAIYASDFESPAALAELVYELVDNETAFLEYLQHKFNIEEPITNKRLLKALLWHYNFNLSEKVEHYEKFEREMCTEINSRREKPISKIANQTHFSCPLPQRLPTTRKNYTKQAKQWKVNFTVAQRVVHLLDILLQRNAPYVPTQFREKVKQLLGWDNL; this is encoded by the exons atgaaatgcTCAAAACTCAAATATCAGTCATGGAATTGCAAGTGTCGGTCATGTGGCAAGCGCTTTGTGTTGTTCTGCTGTGCATTAATCGcaggcgctttgttgttg CTTTACCTCTGGTATCAGCTGGCAAAAAGTGACAAGATAGACATTTCTGAACCACGCCTGCTGCTTTGGTGGACCCATGACAATGAAAAAGTGTATTATCGCAACATCTATTGTGGTTATTTCGTGTGTACGATAACCAATGATCGGCAGCGACTTGCCGAGGCGAAG gTCATCTTCTTCTATGGCAGTTACATAAACGCCCTCGATATGCCGCTGCCGCGCCACGCCTATCAATTGTGGGCCTTACTGCAGGATGAGACGCCACAAAATGCGCCTTATCTATTTTACCAAGAATTTTTGCGTCATTTCAATTATACTTCGACATTTAGTCGTTATAGCGATTACCCGTTGACCCTGCGTTCGTTGCATAATCCGAAGGAGTTGATATTGCGCACATATTTCAGAGCGTTGCGCTTTCGCAGCTCTATACCGGTGTTATTTATGCAAGATAATTGTGCGACCTTGTCGGGTCGTGAGAATTATGTGCGTGAATTGATGACGCATGTGCCGGTGCATTCGTGTGGCGAGTGTCTGCGTAACGCGGATTCGCCGAT TTTTAGGCGTGAAAACGATGTGCTGCGTTTTATTTCAGGTTTTAAATTCGTAATAGCTTTCGAAGATGCCATTTGTGATGATTATATAACAGCTGCGTACTGGCAGGCACTAATAGTGGGTGCCATACCAATATATTTTGGCTCGCCTACAATACGG GATTGGGAACCGCACGATCACTCCGCTATTTACGCTTCAGACTTTGAGAGTCCCGCAGCTTTAGCGGAGCTTGTCTACGAACTGGTTGATAATGAGACGGCTTTTCTCGAGTATTTGCAACACAAATTTAATATCGAGGAGCCAATAACAAATAAGCGCTTACTTAAAGCCTTGCTTTGGCactacaattttaatttgtcgGAGAAAGTAGAGCATTACGAAAAATTCGAAAGGGAAATGTGTACCGAGATCAATAGTCGGAGAGAGAAGCCAATTTCGAAAATTGCTAATCAGACGCACTTCAGTTGTCCTTTGCCACAACGCTTGCCCACAACACGGAAGAATTACACAAAACAAGCGAAACAGTGGAAAGTTAATTTTACCGTTGCCCAGCGTGTTGTGCACCTGTTGGATATACTTTTGCAGCGGAATGCACCTTATGTGCCGACACAATTTAGAGAGAAGGTGAAGCAGCTGCTTGGTTGGGACAATCTGTGA